Sequence from the Argentina anserina chromosome 7, drPotAnse1.1, whole genome shotgun sequence genome:
TGACAGTAGGAATCAATGTCCATAACTCAGTGATTGAAGGTACTGTAAGAGAGAAAATCTGGTATGATCTTATGCCATTTTTGAAGCTGGACTGATTCTTATGAACCAAAACTGTAGTGTACCACAATGCCACAGCATGTGCAATGTTCCATAAGCAAAGAGAAACTCCCTGAATTATGCCAAACTTGATACTTTGTCTCATGCTCCTCCTCTTGGGGGTTTCCAGAGATATTTCAGCTTTCTTGAGTATATGATCCTCATGGCAAAATGATGCAACAGTTCTTATGTTTTGTGCAGACTCAGAAGCAAGAGAGACAAGCTCATTATGTGCAGCAGCTGAGTCTCCAGCAAAACCCTTTGCAGACTTGGCTTGAATGAGACCACCAATGAAGTGGCAAGGCATCACAGCCCAAGCTACCAATCCCATTCTCCAGTTGACAACCATGCTCACAATGGTTGCAATCAGAATGGAGGAAATGCACTGAACAATGACAGACATCCGATCAGCAATTACCACTTTAACCATTGAAGTATCATTGATGATCCTTGAGGTGAGCTGTCCAATGCCATTCTCAGGTTTCTCATACCATCCGATTTCATTGCTTAGTACACctgcaagattttgtttttaatgtttagatttttatttgtaataccTTCTTGAAGACGAAACATTGCATTACTGGAATAGATCATGGGTACTTGAAATGATGAAACAGTGAATATATAGATGTACCTGAGTAGAGCGCGCGTCTCAGGTTTGTCATGGCCTTCTCTCCAACCATTCCAAAGAAGTAATGTTGCAAGGTGTGAGAAAACAATGAAATGAATCCGATTAGAGCGAAGGTGATTGAATATTTTGAGACTTCTCTTTTAGCATCTGGGTGGTAGTATGCCACTCCTATTGTTATAATGAAATACCCAAAGACAGGCTTTGATATGCCTGAGAAAGCTGCTGCAAACGAACCGAGAGCTATCTTTATCAGTTCTCTCTTTTTCAAACCAAACCAGATTCTGAAGAATATGGctctttttcttatttccTCTTCTAGCTTGGGAGGCTCATTAGGATACCGGTCGCTGTGGGGCTCCTTGGCTTGTCTTATCTGTTCAGGTGAATTCTTTTGGTGGATGCTTTCAGAACTTTCAGAGGGACCATCTTCTCTGTTAGTCATTCAGCAAACGATGACAAAAGTTAGATATCTATGTCTCTACACATATAGCTACAGAAAATGAAGACTGCAAGTGTGAATAGACCTTGATTCGTGAACTGAATTGAGGTTTTGCATGCTAAATAAGTTGTTGTAGAATTTGCTGCTTTCAAGTAAGCTTCGGTGAGTTCCTGTCTCCGTAACTTGTCCATTTTCCACAACCGCAATCATGTCTGCATTAATGATAGTGGATAGTCTATGTGCAATCAAGATGACTGTCCTACCCTGCATAGCTTTGTCAAGGGCTTCTTGAACCACCTTCTCCGACTCGGAGTCAAGAGCACTTGTTGCCTCATCAAGGAGAAGAATAGGAGGATTCTTAAGAATGGCCCTCGCTATTGCGATTCTCTGCTTCTGTCCTCCAGATAACTGGACTCCTCTTTGTCCTACCTGTACCGCATTTCAGACAAAGTGTACAAAATAAGTGTCATATAACATGTATCAACATATTGTTACTCTGCCTTGGCGAGTGAATAATTTGAGTAGCTGACCTCTGTGGAATACTGATTCGGAAGTTGGGATATGAAAGTGTGTGCGTTTGCCATCACTGATGCTTTCTGGATCTCTACGTCTTCTGCATCCATCTTACCAACTTTCATGTTGTCCATAATAGTGCCCGCAAACAGTGATGGTTCTTGTGAAACAGCTCCAATGTTTTTCCTCAGGAACTTCAAGTCAAGATCCTTGATGTTGTGATTGTCAATCAGAATCTCCCCTGAATAAGAAAGATTAATCTAGGCATATGGGACTAAAAACTTGCCTACTTAATTGTGTTAACAAGTTAAAGATTAAGGAGGGCATGTACAAACCTTTTGCAGGATCATAGAATCTTGCGACTAGTGAGATGATCGTACTCTTTCCACAGCCACTGCTACCCACAAAGGCTACTGTTTTTCCTGCTGGGATTGACAGTGAGAAGCCTTGAAGGATGGCTCTGTCAGGTCGGGAAGGGTAGGTAAAGTAAACATCATGTATGTCTATGTCGCCGTAAACCTTATCAAGTTCCTTCCCTGGTGAATCATAACTTATAGCTGGTTTTCTGTTAATCACCTTGAAAACTTCTGTTCCTGCAGCCTTTGCCTGATTAAAGACTTGCATGTCTGGCGCAGCATAAGTGAGTGATCTGAAATTCATACAAATAAGCTAATGACTAGTGAGCTTATATTGAATCTTTATCACCAGAGTGGAAATGTTTTGCTTACATGGCTCCAAAGAGAATGCTCATGACAGCCGCTATAATATCTCCACCGCTTGCCCTCTTGGCAGTGACCACAACAGCACCAACCCAAATGATGATGGCCCAAGAAATGAAGGTCACAGTTTGAAGCGTTCCTGTTCCAACTCCCTTTATTAGAGCCTCCCCTTTGCTTAGCAAATACTGTTTGGCCATGCAGTTTGAGAAAGATTTGATTGCCAAGTTTTCTCCAACGAATGCATATACTGTTTTGATTTGGCATATAGTCTGGAATGCAGCAATATGATCAGTTAGTGACTTAGTGTGATGGATATGAGTACTAAATTGTTACTGGAAATTAACATGATCTTTACCTGTTCTACCATAGAGGTAGCTTCGGACAGGTAAAGCATCCTAGCAGCCGAGATGGCGTTCATTTTCTTAGTGTAAGTGGCTCCAATTAGCAAAATCAAAGGAACAACCAACAAGGAGAGCAGTGCAACTTCCCAACAGCATATTGCAGCAATCAAAATTCCCGAAAAGAAAGTTGCCAAACATGACAGAAAATGCCCCAACTGTAAGTGCATCATGAAAAACTTGTAAGTTGAGTAACTAAAGCAAGGATGACTGGGATACGCACATGTGTGTACGtgtatatataactatatatacctTCTCTCCGATTGCATCGTGTATGATACTAGTGTGGTTACTAATTCCGGTGATCACTTTTCCACTGGTTAAGTCTGTATCGAATGCCCCAACCTCCTGGCTGAGCACTGCTCTTAGATATGCTAGCCTTAGACGTGCAACTTGTCTTTCACTTGAATACATCCAGCATCCAACCTCTGCGAGATCCATGATGTACGCCATGCATGGAGGATTAGGACAGTCACCAATAAGTATGTGATTTTCACAGAAGTTGCAGATCGGTTAAGGAATCGTACCAAGTATTCCAGCCGGAAATGTGGCAAAGGCCATGTACCAC
This genomic interval carries:
- the LOC126801857 gene encoding ABC transporter B family member 19-like, which translates into the protein MQNMEKKKQVIDEDDETKESSSGALGFGKLLSYADGWDWIMMVLGTLGSVVHGMAFPVGYLLLGKALNAFGSNINDTAAMVKALKEVIPFVWYMAFATFPAGILEVGCWMYSSERQVARLRLAYLRAVLSQEVGAFDTDLTSGKVITGISNHTSIIHDAIGEKLGHFLSCLATFFSGILIAAICCWEVALLSLLVVPLILLIGATYTKKMNAISAARMLYLSEATSMVEQTICQIKTVYAFVGENLAIKSFSNCMAKQYLLSKGEALIKGVGTGTLQTVTFISWAIIIWVGAVVVTAKRASGGDIIAAVMSILFGAISLTYAAPDMQVFNQAKAAGTEVFKVINRKPAISYDSPGKELDKVYGDIDIHDVYFTYPSRPDRAILQGFSLSIPAGKTVAFVGSSGCGKSTIISLVARFYDPAKGEILIDNHNIKDLDLKFLRKNIGAVSQEPSLFAGTIMDNMKVGKMDAEDVEIQKASVMANAHTFISQLPNQYSTEVGQRGVQLSGGQKQRIAIARAILKNPPILLLDEATSALDSESEKVVQEALDKAMQGRTVILIAHRLSTIINADMIAVVENGQVTETGTHRSLLESSKFYNNLFSMQNLNSVHESREDGPSESSESIHQKNSPEQIRQAKEPHSDRYPNEPPKLEEEIRKRAIFFRIWFGLKKRELIKIALGSFAAAFSGISKPVFGYFIITIGVAYYHPDAKREVSKYSITFALIGFISLFSHTLQHYFFGMVGEKAMTNLRRALYSGVLSNEIGWYEKPENGIGQLTSRIINDTSMVKVVIADRMSVIVQCISSILIATIVSMVVNWRMGLVAWAVMPCHFIGGLIQAKSAKGFAGDSAAAHNELVSLASESAQNIRTVASFCHEDHILKKAEISLETPKRRSMRQSIKFGIIQGVSLCLWNIAHAVALWYTTVLVHKNQSSFKNGIRSYQIFSLTVPSITELWTLIPTVISAINVLTPAFDTLDRKTEIDPSTPETSNQNRINGNIEFENVEFNYPLRPEVTILHNFSVQIKVGTKVALVGPSGAGKSSVLALLLRFYDPLKGKILIDGKEIREYNLRWLRTQIGLVQQEPLLFSSSIRDNICYGSESASETEIVEVSREANIDEFISNLPDGYETVVGEKGCQLSGGQKQRIAIARTLLKRPAILLLDEATSALDAESEKSVVSALEAINLKKKGGLLSKTTQITVAHRLSTVINSDIIVVMDKGEIVEMGSHSTLITASEGVYSRLYQIQSMTEE